One genomic window of Glycine soja cultivar W05 chromosome 9, ASM419377v2, whole genome shotgun sequence includes the following:
- the LOC114368080 gene encoding cytochrome P450 71A26-like, with the protein MLTSLENSSSWFFLPLMVAFTLFVLCSVHNLLSKWNNSSNTAIPKKTTPPSPPKLPIIGNLHQLGTLTHRTLQSLAQTYGPLMLLHFGKMPVLVVSTAEAAREVMKTHDLVFSNRPHRKMFDILLYGSKDVASSPYGNYWRQIRSICVLHLLSAKKVQSFGAVREEEISIMMEKIRQCCSSLMPVNLSDLFSTLSNDIVCRVALGRRYSGEGGSNLREPMNEMMELLGSSVIGDFIPWLEWLGRVNGICGRAERVFKQLDEFFDEVVDEHVNKRDHDDDVDGEAQNDFVDILLSIQRTNAVGFEIDRTTIKALILDMFVAGTETTTSILGWVVTELLRHPIVMQKLQAEVRNVVGDRTPITEEDLSSMHYLKAVIKETFRLHPPVPLLLPRESMQDTKVMGYDIGTGTQIIVNAWAIARDPSYWDQPEDFQPERFLNSSIDVKGHDFQLIPFGAGRRSCPGLIFSMAMIEKLLANLVHKFNWKIPSGVVGEQTMDMTEATGITSQRKFPLVAVSSIPSYIHMK; encoded by the exons ATGTTAACCTCTCTTGAAAACTCTTCATCCTGGTTCTTCCTCCCATTAATGGTTGCTTTCACCCTCTTTGTTTTGTGTTCTGTCCACAATCTTTTATCCAAATGGAATAATAGCTCCAACACTGCAATACCCAAGAAAACCACACCACCATCTCCTCCAAAGCTTCCTATAATAGGAAACCTCCATCAACTTGGCACACTCACACACCGCACTCTCCAATCCTTAGCTCAAACCTATGGTCCTTTGATGCTACTTCACTTTGGAAAAATGCCAGTTCTTGTTGTCTCAACTGCTGAGGCTGCACGTGAGGTTATGAAAACACATGACCTCGTTTTCTCCAACAGACCACATCGTAAGATGTTTGATATCCTCTTGTATGGTTCCAAAGATGTGGCATCTTCTCCATATGGCAACTATTGGAGGCAGATAAGGAGTATATGTGTCTTGCATCTTCTCAGTGCCAAAAAGGTTCAATCTTTTGGTGCagtgagagaagaagaaatctccatAATGATGGAGAAGATTAGGCAGTGTTGTTCTTCCTTGATGCCTGTGAATTTATCTGATTTATTTTCTACACTCAGCAATGACATAGTGTGTAGAGTTGCTCTTGGAAGGAGATACAGTGGAGAAGGAGGAAGTAACCTTCGTGAGCCAATGAACGAGATGATGGAGCTATTGGGATCTTCAGTTATAGGGGACTTTATACCTTGGCTTGAATGGTTGGGAAGAGTTAATGGGATATGTGGTAGGGCTGAGAGGGTGTTTAAACAGCTTGATGAGTTTTTTGATGAAGTTGTTGATGAGCATGTTAATAAGAGAGaccatgatgatgatgttgatggTGAAGCCCAAAATGATTTTGTGGACATTTTGTTGTCGATCCAAAGGACAAACGCAGTAGGATTTGAGATTGATAGAACAACTATAAAGGCTTTGATCCTG GATATGTTTGTTGCAGGTACTGAAACTACCACCTCAATCTTAGGGTGGGTGGTGACGGAACTCTTAAGGCACCCAATTGTGATGCAGAAGCTACAAGCTGAGGTAAGGAATGTGGTTGGTGATAGAACTCCCATAACTGAGGAGGATTTGAGTAGCATGCATTACTTGAAGGCAGtgattaaagaaactttccgtTTACACCCGCCAGTTCCTTTATTGCTTCCAAGGGAATCCATGCAAGATACCAAAGTGATGGGCTATGACATTGGAACTGGCACACAAATAATAGTTAATGCTTGGGCAATTGCAAGAGATCCTTCATATTGGGACCAACCTGAAGATTTTCAGCCCGAAAGGTTCTTAAATAGTTCAATAGATGTTAAAGGACATGATTTTCAACTGATCCCATTTGGAGCAGGAAGGAGGAGTTGCCCAGGATTAATATTTTCCATGGCTATGATTGAGAAGTTACTAGCAAACCTTGTTCACAAATTTAATTGGAAAATACCTAGTGGAGTGGTGGGAGAGCAGACAATGGACATGACTGAAGCTACTGGGATAACCAGTCAAAGAAAATTCCCTCTTGTGGCAGTTTCATCTATCCCTAGCTACATACATATGAAGtga